From Verrucomicrobiia bacterium, a single genomic window includes:
- a CDS encoding DegT/DnrJ/EryC1/StrS family aminotransferase: MSQPSVPFLDLQAQHRQIRDEVFAAWEDICQSCRFAQGPPTQVFEREFAAYCGTQHCVSCNSGTSALHLALRVLDIGPGDEVITVPMTFIATVWAISYVGARPVFVDIEPGRRTLDPARLEAAITPRTRAILPVHLYGMPADMAPIQEIAARHQVPVIEDAAQAHGARYRGRRAGQWSRIACFSFYPGKNLGAYGEGGALVTDDEALAARARRLREHGQSRRYYHEELGYNYRMDSLQAAVLSAKLKRLEAWNAARQALARRYDALLAGLPVTRPAFFADTESVWHLYVIECERRDEVRERLAAAGVETGLHYPVPVHLQQAYAHLGHQPGDFPHSEALAQRCLSLPMFAEMTEAQQQRVVEALAAALK, from the coding sequence ATGAGCCAGCCCTCCGTGCCCTTTCTGGATTTGCAAGCCCAGCACCGGCAGATTCGCGACGAAGTGTTTGCCGCCTGGGAGGACATCTGCCAATCCTGCCGCTTTGCCCAGGGGCCGCCCACGCAGGTGTTTGAGCGGGAGTTTGCCGCCTATTGCGGGACGCAACATTGCGTGAGCTGCAACTCCGGCACCAGCGCGTTGCATCTGGCGCTGCGGGTGCTGGACATTGGCCCCGGGGATGAAGTCATCACGGTGCCGATGACCTTCATTGCCACGGTGTGGGCGATCAGCTATGTGGGGGCGCGGCCGGTGTTTGTGGACATTGAGCCGGGGCGGCGGACGCTGGATCCGGCCCGGCTGGAGGCCGCCATCACGCCGCGGACGCGGGCGATTTTGCCGGTGCATCTCTACGGCATGCCGGCCGACATGGCGCCGATCCAGGAAATTGCCGCGCGCCATCAGGTGCCCGTGATTGAGGATGCGGCGCAGGCGCACGGGGCGCGTTACCGCGGGCGGCGCGCGGGGCAATGGAGCCGCATCGCCTGTTTCAGCTTTTATCCGGGAAAAAATCTGGGGGCCTATGGGGAAGGTGGGGCGCTGGTGACGGATGACGAGGCGCTGGCGGCCCGGGCGCGGCGGTTGCGCGAGCACGGCCAGAGCCGCCGTTACTACCACGAAGAGCTGGGGTACAACTATCGCATGGACAGCCTCCAGGCGGCGGTGCTGAGCGCCAAGCTGAAGCGGTTGGAGGCCTGGAATGCGGCCCGGCAGGCTTTGGCGCGGCGCTATGACGCCCTGCTGGCGGGACTGCCGGTGACCCGGCCCGCCTTTTTTGCTGACACCGAGAGCGTCTGGCATTTGTATGTGATCGAGTGCGAGCGCCGGGATGAAGTGCGGGAGCGGCTGGCCGCGGCGGGGGTGGAGACGGGGTTGCATTATCCGGTGCCGGTGCACTTGCAGCAGGCTTACGCGCATTTGGGGCATCAGCCGGGGGATTTTCCCCACTCGGAGGCGCTGGCGCAGCGTTGCCTGTCGCTGCCGATGTTTGCGGAAATGACCGAAGCCCAACAACAACGGGTGGTGGAGGCGTTGGCCGCCGCCCTCAAGTAA